The nucleotide window CAAAAGCGCACATGGAAGGAGAGAGTCAAGACAAAGGGTTAGCCTGATTGGCAAAGCAGACCTGAGCTGAGGGAGCAAGACTTCTCGcgatttgtgagaagatttgtagctcaggttgatgataagctagctcgctgagctggaaggtttgttttcagacgtttcgtcaccatgagtGGATAACATCGTCaatgagagtctccagtgaagcgctggtgataTGTGTGGCTTCTCTGTTATAGGtgttggtttcttaaggtggatgatgtcatttctttttatttcaagggAAAGTAAACCGGATCGAAGTGGACGTGTTCATTGACAGAGATCTGGTTAGAACGCCATGtaatccattagataccaccggCAAAACTCATGTCATTAACAGGATACCATGTAAAAAGTGTTTAAAAAACAAACTAGTAGGTAATTTCCACCAGGATACAGGAACACCAACCGGcgaccaaaagacacgacccacgcTCACTCGTTTCGATAGATCCAGTCAAAGAAGGGCCCCAATTTGATTGGGACAATACACACATCCTCGAGACAGAGACGCGCACGAGAATTCAACAGGCATGGCATTCGAACTGGGAACTTCCTGCCCTTGTGAAAAGGGAACATGAAGTGACATCACCCCCCTGAGAAAACCCACacacctataaatagagaggcgggacaccccaccagcgcttcatcggagACTATCCCCTGATGTTCCCtcgtcatggtgacgaaacgtctgaaaacgagccttccagctcagcgagctaactctCACACGGAGCGTGTTTCTCCTTGACATGGAGTTCCGAAGAATCGGAGTCAGGCCAGGGAGGGGGGGAGAGACGCTCATATAATCTGGTAAAAGTctaacagggtaaatgcaggaaggatgttgctgatgatagcgggggggagggggtgtctcAGACTGAAGGGTGGgactgacacggggagaaatgtcttcgccCAGAGACGAGGGGAGGAGCCTGTGGGATCGTTTTCCAGACCAGCTTTTGAATTGGCTGACGTTTCCGGTAACTCTCAAAGTAATCGGGAGCAGGACCCACTGAATTTTCCAGGATGAAGGGCTTCAGAGTCGGCTGGGTGAGGGAGTGGGGAGCTGCGGGGGGAACGTGGTTGTCTGACATTCTtcactctcccccccacccccacgggGTGTGCCGCGCCTGGGATTCTGGAGGGTCCGAGTGCCGCAGTCTGCACTGCTCCCGGCAACTCCCCGGCCCAGTGGATGACGCAAGGGAGCTGTGAGAGGATAGGCTATCCCACGGCAGGAGGGTGGGGTCAGGGAGAGGTACGAGGTCGCTTTGATGGAGGGATTCACGAGGGAATCTGATCTGAACAGGGAGGGTTGCATGCAGGAGCTGTGAAAGGCTCACTCGGGCtggatgggctgaacggccagCCGGCGTTGTGACCTGTTGGTTGTGTTCCCTTCCCCTGGCCCTGGCAGTAAACGTGGTGGAGGCCCTGCAGGAGTTCTGGCAGATGAAGCACAGCCGCGGGGCGGAGCTGAGGAACGGCGCCCTGGTGGTGTACGAGATGGTGCCCTCCAGCAGCCCCCCATACGTCTGCTACGTTACCCTGCCAGGGGGCAGCTGCTTCGGCAGTTTCCAGGTACGGCGCCCGCTTACCGCGCCAACTGAACTTGAGACCGCAGGGCTCCCCGCACTGAGCTACCGCTGAGGCCAGCTGATTGCTGCAACTACCTCCAAACAGGAGGGCTGCCAGCTGTGCCTCGTGCTGCCTGCACCCAGTGCCACCTGTGCCACAGTGCCAACTGTGCTGACTGTATTTGGTACCACCTATGCTGTGGTACCACCCGTGCTGCCTGTATCCAGTGCCACAGTGCCAGCTGTGCTGACTGTACCTGGTACCACCTGTGCCACAGTGCCAACTGTGCTGAGGTGCCAGCTGTGCTGACTGTATTTGGTACCACCCGTGCTGCCTGTACCCAGTGCCATCTGTGCTGACTACCCCATACCACCTGTGCCTCTGCCACCTTTGCTGACTGTACCTGGTACCACCTGTGCCTCAGTACCAGCTGTGCTGACTGTACCCAGTGCCACCTGTGCCTCAGTACCAGCTGTGCTGACTGTACCTGGTACCAGCTGTGCTGACTGTACCTGGtaccactgtgcctcagtacTAGCTGTGCTGACTGTACCCAGTGCCACCTGTGCCTCTGCCAGCTGTGCTGACTATACCCAATGCCACCTGTGCCTCAGTGCCACCTGTGCTGACTGTACCCGGTACCACCTGTGCCTCAGTACCAGCTGTGCTGACTACCCGGTACCACCTGTGCCTCAGTACCAGCTGTGCTAACTACCCGGTACCACCTGTGCCTCAGTACCAGCTGTGCTGGCTGTACCCAGTGCCACCTGTGCCTCAGTACCAGCTGTGCTGACTGTACCTGGTACCACCTGTGCCTCAGTGCCACCTGTGCTGACTGTACCTGGTGCCACCTGTACCTCAGTATTGGTTGTGCTGACTGTACCTGGtaccactgtgcctcagtacCAGCTGTGCTGACTGTACCCAGTGCCAACTGTGCCTCTGCCAGCTGTGCTGACTGTACCCAGTGCCACCTGTGCCTCAGTGCCACCTGTGCTGACTGTACCTGGTACCACCTGTGCCTCAGTACCACCTGTGCTGACTGTACCTGGTATCACCTGTGCCTCAGTACCAGCTGTGCTGACTGTACCTGGTATCACCTGTGCCTCTGCCAGCTGTGCTGACTGTACCCAGTGTCACCTGTGCCTCAGTACTAGCTGTGCTGACTGTACCCGGTGCCAGCTGTGCCTCAGTGCCAGCTGTGTTGTGGCTCTGCTGGCTGCCAGTTGTGCCGCATGTCCCCTGCATCTGCTGCGCTTGTGCCGAGTTACTGCTGTGGGTGTTGTTAATGAAAAAGCACTCTGTTTCTGGCTCTCCCAGCTGTGCCCAACCAAGGCAGAGGGCAGACGCAGTGCGGCCAAGATTGCACTGATGAACTCTGTCTTCAACGAGCACCCCTCCCGCAGGATCAACGACAGCTTCATCGAGAAGAGTGTGTCCGAGGCGCTGGCATCCTTCAAAGTGAGTACCACGCTGGGGGGGCAGGcgctgggatggggtggggatggtgagAGCTGCCTGAGCTCCCTTCCTCGAACACTCCACGGGCTCACGCTGCCCCGTTCCTGTTCTCATTACAACTCGTCATGCTTAGTGAGGGCAGGGAGGAACCGCGggagcctcacacagggcaggcatggtggctcagtggtgagcac belongs to Chiloscyllium plagiosum isolate BGI_BamShark_2017 unplaced genomic scaffold, ASM401019v2 scaf_13907, whole genome shotgun sequence and includes:
- the LOC122547376 gene encoding LIX1-like protein translates to KVNRIEVDVFIDRDLVRTPCNPLDTTGKTHVINRIPWRVACRSCERLTRAGWAERPAGVVTCWLCSLPLALAVNVVEALQEFWQMKHSRGAELRNGALVVYEMVPSSSPPYVCYVTLPGGSCFGSFQLCPTKAEGRRSAAKIALMNSVFNEHPSRRINDSFIEKSVSEALASFKGNKEETDMTNTGIGAFRFMLESNRGKSMLEFQELMTVFQLLHWNGSLKAMRERQCSRQVTPPCATLELALLVFT